The sequence below is a genomic window from Oscillospiraceae bacterium.
AAGTGCGGTAGTCCTCGCGGTCGCGGCACCAGCCCCACAGATACCACGCCTGATATTTGAATTCCAACCGGAGCGGCTCGATGCGGCGCGTGGATTTTTGGTTTTGGGCGTTGAGATAGTCAATTTCTACAACACGGCATTTTAAAATTGCGGTTTTGATGTCGGTAAATTTGTGGTAGGCGTTCGGATTGGAACCCCAGGGTGAAAAGTCCACCGAAATCCAGTCGGCGGCGTCGCTTTTAAAAATGGTGCCGAGTTTTTCAAGCACCGCATCGACCTCGGGGTAGTTGGTCG
It includes:
- a CDS encoding YafY family protein, whose product is MKLERLVEIITILLNKKNVTASELADRFGVSVRTIYRDVDALSAAGVPVCTTQGQNGGISVMDGYAVNRALLSDSERDNILFALHSLQATNYPEVDAVLEKLGTIFKSDAADWISVDFSPWGSNPNAYHKFTDIKTAILKCRVVEIDYLNAQNQKSTRRIEPLRLEFKYQAWYLWGWCRDREDYRT